GGGCCAGCACCCTGCGGGTGTTCGTGTCGACGACGGGGTGACGGTCGGCGTAGGCGAACACGGCGACCGCCCGTGCCGTGTAGTCGCCGATCCCGGACAGTCTCAGCAACGCCTCCACGTCGCGCGGCACGACGCCGTCGTGGCGTTCCGTGATCTCGACGGCCGCCCGGTGCAGCCAGAGTGCACGGCGGGGATAGCCGAGGTTGGCCCACTGCTGCACGACCTCGGCCGTCGTCGCCGCGGCGAGGGCCGACGGCGTGGGCCAGCGAGCGAGCCATGCCTCCAGATGCGGGATCACTCGATTCACCGGTGTCTGCTGCAGCATGAACTCGCTGACCAGCGTCCCCCAGGCGCCGAACTCGTCGTGGAACTCCGACCGTCTCCACGGGAGGTCGCGCGCGGCGTCGCGGTACCACCGGGCCAGAGGCATCGTCACGGCATCGGCGGGAGGGGGAGTCGAGCGCACCTCGACAGCCTAGGCGAACGGTGCCGGGCAGTGACCGCCCCGACGACCCTCGATGTCCGTGCCGATGCGGGGTCGGCCGCACCGTAGGCTTGAGAGATGGTCTCGCCCGGCATCCTCCTCGTCGACAAGCCCGCTGGGCTGACCAGCCACGATGTCGTCGCCCGCACGCGGCGCGCCCTCGGCACCCGCAAGGTCGGGCACGCCGGCACGCTCGATCCGATGGCCACGGGGCTGCTCGTGATCGGTGTCGAAGGAGCCACGCGACTGCTGACGTTCATCGTCGGCGCGGACAAGACATACGAGGCGACGATCCGACTCGGACAGACCACGGGAACCGACGACGCGGACGGCGAGGTCCTGACCCGCGCCCCCGAGCAGGCCTGGGCCGCGGTGACCCCCGAGCGCGTGGCCGCCGGCATCGCATCGCTCACCGGTGCGATCTCCCAGGTCCCGAGCTCCGTGTCCGCGATCAAGGTCGACGGACGCCGTGCCTACGATCGTGTTCGCGACGGCGAGGAGGTCGTCCTCGCCGCGCGCGAGGTCACCGTCTCCCGGTTCGATGTCCTCGCAGAGCGCCGCGGTGAGGGCTTCCTCGACCTCGATGTCGTCGTCGACTGCTCCTCGGGCACCTACATCCGCTCGCTGGCCCGCGATCTGGGTGCCGACCTCGGCGTCGGCGGTCACCTGACGGCGCTGCGCCGCACGCGCGTCGGGGACTTCGACGTCGCGGATGCCGTGCAGATCGAGAAGGCGACGGAGTCCGCGCTGCTCACCCCTGCGGCCGCAGCCGTGCGCGTGCTCGATGCCCTGCGGGTGTCGGGCGACGAGGCACGCGACCTCCGGCACGGCAAACGGCTCGCACAGCAGGCCGTGCGCCTGAACGGGGCGCTCGCTGCCGCGATCGATGAGGATGATGTCCTCGTCGGCGTGGTCGAGAAGCGCGGCGCCGACCTGAAGAGCGTCATGAACATGCCCGAGGTGCAGCGATGATCCTGTGGCTCACTCTCGCGCAGGTGGCCGTCGCGGTCGTCGCGGGTCTCTTCTGCCTCGTCGCCGGGCTCGCAGGCAGGCGTCCGAGCGACTACTCGGTGGGTGCTCTCGCCCTCGTCGAGCTGCTGCTGATCGTGCAGGTGGTCGTCGCCATCGTCGCACCGCTCGCGGGCAACCCTCCCACCGGCGATCTGCTCGAATACTGGGTCTACCTCGTCTCGGCCGTGCTGCTGCCGATCGGCGCCGTGCTCTGGGCTCTCATGGAGCGCAGCCGCTGGAGCACCGTCATCCTCGGGGTCGCCGCGCTCGCCGTCGCGATCATGGTGTGGCGCATGCACGTCATCTGGACGATCCAGATCGCCTGAGCCGCTGGGGCGCTGCCGTGGCGCGCATCTCGTGCCCCGGCCCGGAACTAGAATGGGTGGCGCTATGAGCACCACCGTCCCCACCTCCCGGATGACCGGCATCGGCCGCGTCCTCGTGATCGTCTACGCCGTGATGGCACTGGCCGCGACCGGTCGGAGCTTCGTGCAGATCTTCCGACAGTTCGACGAGGCGCCGGTGGCGTACGCGCTCTCGGCACTCGCCGCCGCCGTGTACATCCTCGCGACGCTCGCCCTCGTGCTCGCCGGCCGTCGCGGCTGGTACGTCGTGGCCTGGGTGGCGATCGTGTTCGAGCTCGCCGGCGTGCTGGTGGTCGGGGCACTGAGCATCTTCCTCCCCGATCTGTTCCCGCACGACACCGTGTGGTCGATGTTCGGTCGCGGGTACCTGTTCATCCCGCTGGTCCTGCCGGTGTTCGGCATCTGGTGGCTCCGCACCCACCGGCCGGTCGAGAGGACCGCGGCACGGGCGTCCGTCGAGGTCGGCGCGTGATCGTCTTCCGCGACCCGAACGAGGTTCCGAACGACTTCGGCGCCTCCGCCGTCGCGATCGGCAAGTTCGACGGGGTGCACGCGGGACACCGCGCGGTCATCCGCCGCCTGACGGAGGTCGCCGCCGAGTCCGGTCTGCGCACCGTCGCGGTCACGTTCGACCGGAACCCGCTCGCGGTGCTCCGCCCCGATCGGTGTCCCGAGAACGTGGTCACGGTCGACCGCAAGCTCGAGCTGCTCGGTGAGCTGGCTCTCGACGCCACCCTTCTGCTGACCTTCGACGCGGAGTTCGCCTCCCGCAGTGCCGAGGACTTCGTCACCGGCATCCTCGTCGATGCGCTCCGGGTCTCGACCGTGCTGGTGGGCGAGGATTTCCGATTCGGCCGCGGTGGAGAGGGCACGCCGGCGCTGCTTCGGGAACTCGGGCCGCGGCACGGGTTCACGGTGGAGGTGGTCGACGACGTCTTCCTCGACGGCTCCGACCGCCGGGTGTCCTCGACCTGGATCCGGGAGCTGCTGATGGCCGGAGACGTG
The sequence above is a segment of the Microbacterium sp. Root553 genome. Coding sequences within it:
- the truB gene encoding tRNA pseudouridine(55) synthase TruB — protein: MVSPGILLVDKPAGLTSHDVVARTRRALGTRKVGHAGTLDPMATGLLVIGVEGATRLLTFIVGADKTYEATIRLGQTTGTDDADGEVLTRAPEQAWAAVTPERVAAGIASLTGAISQVPSSVSAIKVDGRRAYDRVRDGEEVVLAAREVTVSRFDVLAERRGEGFLDLDVVVDCSSGTYIRSLARDLGADLGVGGHLTALRRTRVGDFDVADAVQIEKATESALLTPAAAAVRVLDALRVSGDEARDLRHGKRLAQQAVRLNGALAAAIDEDDVLVGVVEKRGADLKSVMNMPEVQR
- a CDS encoding bifunctional riboflavin kinase/FAD synthetase, giving the protein MIVFRDPNEVPNDFGASAVAIGKFDGVHAGHRAVIRRLTEVAAESGLRTVAVTFDRNPLAVLRPDRCPENVVTVDRKLELLGELALDATLLLTFDAEFASRSAEDFVTGILVDALRVSTVLVGEDFRFGRGGEGTPALLRELGPRHGFTVEVVDDVFLDGSDRRVSSTWIRELLMAGDVTAAARVLDRNVDVRGEVVHGLKRGRELGFPTANLSASVDSFVPADGVYAGWLIDHVTGIRHRSAISVGTNPTFDDVLERQVEAHVIGETDLDLYGHDVTVEFVSRLRGMVAFEGIGKLKDQMAADVDDAERVLAAAR